CCTTTGGCATTCGTCAGAGTCATCTTGTTCCGCTCGACAGAAACCGTGAGACTTACAGACCCCAGGCTCCCTATCTCGAGCTGCAATTCTTTTCCGCCGATCACTTTATATTTTGTGTTGATGGTAATGGGGCCATCTGTCAACTGCATCATCCCCTCACCCGTAAACTCCATCACTTCCGTTCCATCGACTTTTTGCCACTTGCCCAGCAAGTCCCAGGTAGGCTTCAGCGTGCACGATGCGAGCAACAGTGCGAAACACATAAACAGACACAATCGAAATGCCTTCATAATTCTCCTCCATTTTTACTGTTGATGATTGGAACATTGCCTCAATACAAAACTGCCTGCAAAACCTGGCTGCGAATCATTGAGAACTATTCCAATTTTTCTACTATTTTTAATTGGGTCTGTCCATTGCCAATTTTAAATAAGGAATGGTCAATGGGCCGATTTGTCCATTCTCGGCTCATGAGGTTGAGTCTGTTCGTCAGTTCCTCGATGTTCTGTTGTTTTATTGCGACGGACTCGAACAGCTGACGATATCCTGTACATCCTCTAAAAATGAAGGTCTGAAGTTTGCGTGCGTTCCATCAGGCGTTCTCGCAAAGAGGCTCCATAGGGCCAGTAATTCTCATTTTGGATGGTCCTATGGTCCTCATGACGCCGTCGCTTTCAACATCTCCCTTGATCCCCCTTCAAAGGGGGATTTTATCCCAGGAATTCCCCCCTCGAGGGGGAGGCAGGAGGTAGTTTTTTCAAAATGAGAATTGCTGGCTACAGGGTTGCACGGGTTGACAGACACGGTTTGCTCTGTTAGCCTTACAAAGCTTTACGGTACAATATTGTGGCAAAAGAAGGGCATTTTCGATACGCTGAGGTATCATTGACAGGGAACCGGTCCAGGTTTTGTTGTAGAGGGTACGGTATCTTTCGATTGCATCTATTGTATCGCAGAGGGATTATGCAGGGGATGTTTTTCTCCGAGGCTTTCAGAACCGCCCGAACATAAAGCTCATGGTAGAGTACATTCTTAAAATACTTGGCTTCAAAGGGATAAGTCTTTTATCGGACTCTGACTGAGGTGAAATGAATGAGCTAGAAAAATCAAATAGTTATTTGATGTTATAAGATAATCTTCATATTAGCTTGTTTCTTGTTTTATTGCCTCGTATTTCGCCCCGATACACCATCGAAGGGAACTGAAGGAAAAGCGAATTGCCCCATAGGGCCTTCCTTGTTTCTTTGCGTGCTTTCCTTTCAAGGCAACGATACGCCGTTATTTTTCCCTCTTGTGAAGCCATCATCTGCCACAGCTGATTCGGCTACTTGTGGCCTCCCCGTCATCATCGTTTTTAAGAAGGCTCAGAAGAATGCTTGCGCCAGGGTGATGAGATGACGGCGGTACCAATGGTGTGAGTGGCTCCCAAAAGGGGTCGTTTTAATTTTTAAATATATCAAACCCAAAAAGGAGAATGAATGGACGAGAGAAAAATCCTGGGACTGACCAAAACCTGCTTTGCCATCTTTATGGGTACGTTCTTCCTGTTCACGATGTGGCCTGGATTTTGCCACTCGGCTGCCGAGAAGCCCATCCGTTTTGCAGATCTCAGTTGGGATAGTGCTCAACTCCACAATCGCATCGCAGGTTTTATCGTCAAACACGGTTATGGTTTTCCAGTGGAATACATACCGGGTGAAACCATTCCGCTGGTTGCAAGCCTAGCGCGTGGGGATGTCGACGTGGATATGGAATCCTGGACTGAAAATATTCAGGAAATATACGATAAAGGGATCAAGTCCGGGTCTCTGGTGGATCTTGGAAGCAATTTCCCGGACAACTGGCAGGGCTGGCTGGTGCCTACCTATGTGATCAAAGGCGATCCCGCCCGGGGGATCAAGCCCATGGCTCCCGACCTGAAATCTGTGAAAGATCTTCCCAAATATTGGGAGATTTTCAAGGATCCCGAAGAGCCGACCAAGGGACGTTTTTATAATGCCATTGCCGGTTGGGGTGTTACTGAACTGAACGAAAAGAAGCTTGCAGCCTATGGACTCGAAAAATGCTTCACCAACTTCGTTTCCGGTTCCGATGCGGCCCTTGTGGGGTCCATAGTGGGCGCCATCAAGAAAGGCGAGCCATGGGTAGGGTATTACTGGTCTCCTACGTGGGTTCTCGGCAAATACGACATGACCCCTCTGGAGGAGCCTCTTTACGACAAGAAGGTTTGGGATGAAACCAAAGCCTGCGCTTTTCCCTCTGTTCACGTCAATATCCTCGTCAACAAGAGTCTATTGACCCGCGCACCTGGTGTGGTGGATTTTTTAAAAAATTATGAAACCACCAACGACCTGAACAACGAAGCCCTGGCATATATGGAAGATCACAAAGCGAGCACGGATGATGCGGCCGTATGGTTCCTCAAGGAAAAAAAACATGTCTGGACGGCATGGGTCCCGGAGGATGTAGCTAAGTACTGAAAATTGTAAATACGTGGCCATTTCTTTTTAGGAACAGCTTCCAGCCGTGACAGCAACCGGCAACCGCACACCTTGTCGCGGCAGGATGCCGCTCCAACAAACGTATGGATAAACGGCTGCGTAATTACGAAGATCAGTACTAAGAAAGTCAAAGCTGCGCTGAAATAGGCCCATGTGATGGATCGGATTTCATTGAAACGTGTCATTCTTCCATGAAAAGGTCCCCGTTGCTCATGTGCAAGTGACGGGAGCCTTTCTCGCTTCCGATAGCATCCTAAATAGTTGAAAACTTAAATATGGCTCTATTCGTTTTGCGTTTTGATGCGTCGAAGCAAAAATCACAATATTATAAGTAACTTAAAAAATTTGACTTGATATTATCGGGTCTTATCTGGACCACGGAGACATGGAGAACACAGAGATTTCATTTGAAAGTCTTTCTCTGTGCCTGTGTGCTTAATGTGAAAATATTAAAGTAAAATCAATATATTATTTTAATGAATATGGGGAAAATATTGAATACTCAAAAAGAACAAACTCTTTCCGGACCGGAATGTCTGGAGGTGAAAAACTTATGGAAGATATTTGGTCCCAAAGCGAAAAACCTTCTCAAATCGGATTTGCGGAATGTGCCTAAAGAAGAAATTCTGGAAAAAACGGGTTGCGTTCTGGCCCTTCGAGACATTTCCTTCAGGATCGAACCTGGTGAATTTTTTGTTATTATGGGACTTTCCGGCAGCGGGAAGTCGACTTTGATCCGCTGCATTCTTAGGCTGATCGAACCCACAGCGGGCAGCATCATCATTCATGGGGATGATATCTGCAAATACGATAAGGAAAAGCTCACACACATGCGTCGGTACACCACGAGCATGGTTTTTCAGCATTTTGGGCTTCTGCCTCATTATAATGTCCTGGATAATGCCGCGTATGGCCTCAAGGTGAGAGGCATGTCCAAGGAAGAGCGCTACGCCAAGGCGGAGCAAGCCCTCGAAACGGTGGGGCTCAAAGGATGGGAGAGCTACTATCCGGGATCTCTCAGTGGCGGAATGCAGCAACGTGTGGGGCTTGCCCGGTCCCTGGCGACGGACCCCGAAATCCTCATCATGGATGAACCTTTCAGTGGTCTGGATCCCTTGATTCGGCGCCAGATGCAGGACGAACTGGTGGAAATTCAGGAAAAGGTGAAAAAAACCATCATCTTCGTGACCCATGATCTCTATGAAGCTTTGAAGCTCGGTTCACACATTGCCATCATGCGAAACGGGGAGGTGATCCAAATTGGAACGCCTGAGGAAGTCTTCACGGAGCCAGCAGATGATTATGTGCGTGATTTCGTGCAAGAAGCATCTCCTGCGAAGGTGTTGACCGCTGGAAAGATTATGAAAGAGCCCGGCGTTCTCCTCTACGAATGGCAAGGTCCCAAGGCTGCCCGCCACATGATCAATGTCAGTGAACATGATTATGCTTTTGTTGTGACGAAACATCACGAACTGCTGGGAATTGCCACCTTTGACGGGATGAACGCGTTGATCAGAAAGGGTTCCGGTTCCATAAGAGAAGCACTGGTGACGGATTTACCCACCTGTGGTCCGAATACGCTTTTGGAAGATCTGTTCCCCCTGGCGCCTTTGAGTCCTTATCCCCTCGCTGTGACTGATGAAAAGGGAAAATTTCTTGGGCAGATACGCAATCGGACTATCATTGAGAGCATGATCCGGGATAGGGAGGAGGTGGTCAATGATTGAATTTCCGACCGACCTTCAAATCCCGCTGGCAAAATGGGTCGATCAATTGATGGATTGGATGTTGGCCCACTTTGGTGGTGTGTTCGACGTTTTTGGGAAAGTCATGCTTTTTGTGTTGGTCCACATAGATCGATTTTTCCTCTGGATTCCATGGCCCGTGGTCGTGCTGTGCGTTGGCGCCCTGGGCTGGAAAGCGCTGGGGAAATGGTGGCACGGTTTGATCCTGGCAAGTCTTTTGTTGGTCATAGGAAACTTTGGTTACTGGCAGCTTGCCATGATGACACTTTCCATCGTTACGGCATCCGTGGTCATTTCTTTGGTGATTGGTGTGCCCATGGGGATTCTCATGGCTTGGAGTGATTGGGTGGAGTCTTTGTTGAGGCCATTGTTGGATGCCATGCAGACCATGCCCAGTTTTGTCTACCTCATTCCGGCCCTGATGTTTTTCGGTTTGGGAAAGGTTCCAGCCGTCTTCGCTACGATCATTTACGCCATGCCGCCCGTGATTCGGCTTACCGACGTGGGGATCCGACAGGTTCCCAAAAGTGTCGTCGAAGCGGCAGAGGCTTTTGGTTCGAGCCCGAGGCAGATCCTCTTCAATGTGCAGCTTCCCCTTGCGCGCCCGTCCATCATGGTCGGCATCAATCAGACGACAATGATGGCACTTTCCATGGTGGTTGTGGCATCCATGATCGGTGCCCGCGGACTGGGGCTCGAGGTGTTGCTTTCCATCAACCGTATCCAGGTGGGGCGAGGGTTTGAGGCTGGGCTCAGCATTGTATTTCTTGCCATTATCATCGATCGGATCACTCATGCCATGGCGACGAAAAATCGGATCAAATGAGCGGGATTCGATTTCTGGTCGCTTTGTCCATGCTTCTTCGTTCAATGTGTTCTCTTTAAACCGGTTGATGTGTGTTTTGTCCTGCTGACCATGTTGAGCCGTTTTTTTCAGGGTGGCCTGTCGGTCGCCCTTTCAGTTTGATTTACTGAAAAAAAGCGGAGTAAAAAGAGAGTCGCTGAAATGATTGAATCAGCGACTTGGGAGTTTACCTCCTCAATGGAATCGGCTATTTTAATTATTTACATCAATTGGACGATTAAACCATTTTGCGGGACAAAAAGTAAAATAATATGGAACAGATAAGGAATTTCAGCATCATTGCCCACATTGACCATGGGAAGTCCACACTAGCGGATCGCCTGATCCAGCAGGCCGGGATGGTGAGCGAAAGACAGTTCCGGGATCAGCTCCTCGATACGATGGATATCGAGAGGGAGAGAGGTATCACGATCAAGAGCCAGACCATCTCTTTGCCTTACAAAAGCAAGAGCGGAGAAGTCTTTGAGTTGAATCTCATCGACACTCCGGGGCATGTGGATTTTTCCTATGAGGTTTCACGCGCTCTTGCTTCGTGCGAAGGGGTGTTGCTCCTGGTGGATGCTTCCCAGGGCGTGGAAGCCCAGACCCTGGCCAACCTGTATGCCGCCATGGAACACGATTTGACCATCATTCCCGTGATCAACAAGATCGATCTTCCTTCCGCCGATATCGAAATGGCCAAGGAGCAGATCGAGACGGAACTTGGACTGGATTCAGAGCATGCCGTCCTCTGTTCGGCCAAGGAAGGTTTGGGCATCGAGGACGTCTTCGAGGCTATCGTGAGTCGCATTCCTGCCCCTTCCGGGAGTCCCGAGAAGCCGCTCTCCGCTCTCATCTTCGACGCTCATTACGATTCTTTCAGGGGGATCATCGTCAGTTGCCGTATATTCGACGGACGAGTGCGACAGGGAGATGTCATACGTTTCATGTCCAACGGAGCGACCTACCGGGTGGAAGAGGTGGGTGTGTTCCGACTCACGAGAGAGCCCAGGAGCGAGTTGAGGGCGGGCGAGGTAGGTTACATCATCTCGGGAGTGAAGACATTGAGCGATACGCGGGTGGGAGATACGATCACTCTGGACAAGAATCCCATCTCCAAGCCTCTGCCCGGGTTCCGCGAGGTCAAACCGGTTGTTTTTTCCTCCATTTATCCCATTTCTTCCGACGACTACCCGTCCCTCGTGGATGCCCTGGAAAAATATAAACTGAACGACGCCGCCCTAGTCTATGAAAAGGATTCCTCCGTCGCGCTCGGCCAGGGTTTCCGCTGCGGATTTCTGGGGCTGCTTCACCTGGAAATCGTCCAGGAACGTCTGGAACGTGAATTCGATCAGTCCATCATCATGACGGTTCCCAGTGTGCAGTACCGCTTCACACTGACTGATGGCAGCGTTGTCGTGGTGGATAACCCTCAATACTATCCGGACCCTCTCAGGATCAAAAAATCGGAAGAACCCTTCATCAAGGCCAGCATCATGATCCCCGAGCGCTACATGGGGGCTGTCATGAAGCTCTGCATGGAAAAGCGCGGAACCAATCCCCGGTTCAGTTATCCCACGCCGGGGCGCATAGAGATCCTTTTCGACATGCCCCTGTCTGAAGTCGTTTTCGATTTTTACGACAAGCTCAAAACCATCACCCAAGGATACGGGTCTTTTGATTACGAAATGATCGATTATCGTGAGGGGGAGCTGGTCAAGCTCGACATCCTGGTAAATGGCGAAAAGGTGGATGCCCTCTCCATGCTGGTTCACAAAGAACGGGCGAGAGAATGGGGTGTACAGGTTTGCGACCGGTTGAAGGAAGAAATTCCCAAGCACCAGTTCAAGATCGCCATCCAGGGGGCCGTGGGGGGCAAGATCATCTCCCGTTCCACCATCTCCCCGTTCAGGAAGGACGTTACCGCCAAATGTTATGGTGGAGATATTTCACGCAAGCGCAAATTACTTGAAAAACAGAAAGCGGGTAAGAAACGCATGAAAATGGTCGGATCCGTCATGATTCCCCAGAGTGCTTTCGTGGCGGTACTGAAGACAAAAGATGAATAAATCCCATCGGCCCGGCCTTTACATTCATGTTCCCTTCTGCCGGACCAAATGCCCTTACTGCGATTTCTATTCCGTGACTTCCGGGGAACATCATACGGGGGCTTGGCTCAAAGCCCTCGAACAGGAAGTTCAATTCTATCAAAACCGGTTTGCCGCTTTCGACAGCATCTATATCGGAGGCGGTACTCCCAGTCTTCTCAACCGGGAGGAAATCTCCGGGTTGATGGACTGTCTTTCCGGCCGTTTCCGTTTTTTCTCCGACACGGAAGTCACCCTGGAAGCGAACCCTGATGACATTACACCTGAAAAGCTGTCGCTCTACCGCCGGATAGGGATCAATCGCATCAGCCTCGGAGTGCAATCCTTCCAGGAAAATGAAGTCGCTTTCATGCAGCGGCGGCATACGGCGAAGGAGGCCGAACGCGCCTTGGAATTCATCCGTTCGGCGGGTTTCACGAACATTGGAATCGACCTCATTTATGGCTTCGAGGGACAGACCGAATCCGGGTGGATTCAGACCCTGGAACGGGCGCTCCGATTCAGGCCGGAACACCTTTCCTGCTACCAGATGACCATTGAAGAGGGGACCCCCTTCGGAAAAATGAAAGCGGAAGGGAAACTCCGTTCCCTGGGGGAGGAAGAGGAGGGCCGTTTTTTTTCTCTGACATCCAGTTTCCTGAAAGAGCGTGGCTACATTCACTACGAAATTTCCAATTTTGCAAGGGGCCCAGAATACTTCTCCCGCCACAACCAAAAATACTGGAATCACACCCCTTATCTCGGCCTGGGGCCCGCGGCCCATTCCTTTCAGAACGGTGTCCGATGGTGGAACGTGAGATCTTTGCAAGCTTACTGTCAAATGCTTGCACGGAAAAAAACGCCTGTGGAGGACCGAGAAGTGCTCACCCGGGAACAGCTCAGACTGGAGGCGCTCTACCTGGGATTCAGGACAGAGGAAGGGGTGGACTTTGACATTGTCCGGGAGTTTCCCGGTGCGGAAGGTGTTCTTGCGGAGCTGGAAAAATCCGGGCTGATCGTGTTGAAAAAAGGGAGAGTGGCACCCACCCAGCAGGGTTTCCTGGTGGCTGACAGCCTTCCGATCCTTTTTGTTTCTTAATTTTGTCAGATATTCAAGACAACTGCACTCGAATTTATGAAATCAAGTTTCCGTTTGCATCTTATTATCCACACTCGAACGTCAAATGGAGGCTTGATCCTGGTATCGTTTCGCAGACGAAAACCATGAAAAATGCCGGAATATTGCCCTAAAAGAAAACCTGGTTAATTTCATTGTGTAATACTTGGTTGCCGCCTGAACGGTTTTTTGAAGTGAGCTCTCCATGGGGTGAGATGGGGTAGCCCAGGTGTCAGGGTATTTTACGTAAAAATTTTCATTATCTCATACTTGTCAAGGAAACACGCGACATGACACATAAGACATTTGAAGATGCTGAAGAAATCAAGATATGCCAGGGAGATATCGATTATCAGGGCATTGTCAAGCACATCAACGACGGCGTCTTGATCATAAGAGAGGGGAAAATTGTATTTGCAAACAACGCTTTTTACGAGATGTCGCAAAGAGGGCCGGAAGAGGTCATCGGGTCGGATTTCTCTGAATATGTATTCGCCGCGGACTGGGATAGAGTAAAAAAATACTGCAGAGACCGCCTCTTCACGGAAAACCTCTCGGATACCATCGAATTCCGCATGCCACAACGGGATGGTGTAGCGATCATCGAGATGAAGGTGAGTGTTGTAGAGTGTGGAGGGGCCCCCGCAATACTCGGCGCATTGACGGATATCACCGAGAGACGCAAAACCCGGCTCGAACTGCAACGGATCAAGGAACGTCTCGAAAGCATCATCCAATCTATGACGGAAGTCGTGGTCTCACTTTCGCCCAGGGATTTCTCTATTCTTGCCATAAACCCTGCGGCTGAAGCCCTTTACGGGATACCGGTCAGGGATTTTGTGAGTGGGGAGCACCATATCCTGGAATTCGTTCATTCCAGTGATGTCGACCGGGTAAATCGATTTTTCAGGAATCTGCCTGAAGCCGAGTTCGATGAACTGCAGTACAGGATCATCAGCAGAAACAGACAGGTCAAATGGGTCGTCGATGAAGGCCATGTCGTTTACTCGGACAAAGGGACCATACGACGCATCGACCATGTCATCAGGGATATCACCGACGAAAAAAAAGCAATTGATGCCCTCAGGCTGAGCGAAGAAAAATACAGGGATTTTTTTGAATCGACTACCGATATGGCCTTTACCATCACGCCGGAAGGGGATTTCATTGAGATAAACGAAGCGGGTCTGAAGCTCCTCGGTCTTGAAAACATGGAAGAGGCGTATGAAACCAACATCAAAAATTTCTATGTGGATGTCTCCGAGCGAGAGGAACTCGTCAGAGAAATATACGGGAAAGGCCATGTCGAAGGCCATCAGGTGAAATTCAAGAACAAGGCCGGAGATATCATCGAGGTGGCGGTCACAGCGCGTGCGAAAATCGATGAATCGGGGCGACATATCTACCATGAGGGCATCGTGCACAATGTGACGAAAGCGTTGGAGGATCAGAGGAACAGGGTGCTCCGCAACGCTGCGGGAGGCATGTGCCATCACCTCAATACGCATCTCATGCAGCTGTACGGCTCGAACGATGCGCTCCGTGAAGAGATCGAATCCCTGGACGTGCTCATCGAGAGGCTTGCCGAAGGGGAAAATCCTCAAATGGTTGTCAGACTGATGAAGGGGATCATGAAGGATATCCACCGATACAGCAAGGGTATAGACGGCGCCTATAAGAAAATCTCGGAAGTGACCACAGCGTTCAACAAGGCCTTCCGCTATAAGGAAGAAACCTATCTGACCAGTACGATCCTCGATATCTTCAAGGCATACGGATACGAAGAAGATGGTTCAAAGTGATGTTTGCGGTCCCTTCACCCCCCTTTGTAAAAAGGGGGGTGAAGCATGATCTTGTTTTGGAGCGGTCCAACCCCTTATCCCGGGGCCTAGACGACTCCCTTCTCCTTCAACGCATTCAATTTCGTATTACCTATTCCCAGATATTTCTGATAAATGAATTCATTGTCGGCTCCAATGGGCCGGCATACCCACTTGATTCGACCCGGAGTCTTGGACATGGCTTTCAACGACGAGTTCTGGACCAGAACCTCGCCGTAGTAGGGGTCATGTGTGGTCAGAAAAGTCTTTCTGCACTCCCAGTGTTCCCTTTCCAATACTTCCTTGGGGGATTCCATCCTGCCTGTAGCGACCGTACCTTTCCTGTCCGGTCTCTTCATGTATGACGTTATGATTCTCATCATCTCATCGGTCGTGTAATTTTTGGTGAATTTCTCGATTTCGTGCTGAATCTTGGGCTGATTCTCCGGATTCAGCCGGTCTTTGATGGTGGGAAACTGTTCCTGCAGGCCCGGGCGATCCATGATTTCACACAGAGCGGCCCAGTTCGGGTCGGTGAAGCCGGAGATGAAGGTATACCCGTCTTTGCATTCGACGTAGGTATAGGGAAATACGGCATAGTCGTAGTTGCCGGCTCTCGGCATCTGCTTTTGCGCCATATGGTAATATTGCATGACATAATTGGACATGGAAAGCATTCCCTCAGAAGGGGAGCAATCCACCATTTGTCCCTTGCCCGTGCGTCTCTTGTGGAACATGGCCAAGAGGATACCGAAGCCAGCCCAGCCTCCACCGGCATACCAGCCCATCCAGTTGCCCTGTTTGAGGGGTCTTTTGTACGCATCGGGCACTTCCGGGTCGAGATCCGGTTCGCCCGTGATGGACATGATGATACCGCGTGCCTGATTGGTGATGTCATAGTCCGGCTGATTGCCGTACTTTTCAACGTCTTTTCCGAACTGTCCATAAACGTAGATGGGGCAGTAGATCAATCCTGGATTTGTCTCTCGAAGTTGCCGGTACCCGATGCCCAATCCATCCAGGTAACCGGGTTTGAATGTCTCGATGAGAACGTCGGCTTTATTGGCCAGTTTACGGAAGATTTCCTTTCCCTCTTCCGTATTGAGGTCAAGGGTGACATGAAACTTGTTTCTTCCTTCCACCATATACCCCAGGCCCGTATCCTTGATCATCATGCCGTAAGGGGTCATTTTTCTGGCTATATCACCGCCGGGGGGTTCGATGCGAATGACTTCTGCTCCCAACTCTGAAAGCATGGATGAGGCAAAGAGTCCGGCAAAGCTGCCGTAGCTCGCATCGATAACAAGCATGTCATCCAGGGCTTCCGGTTTATGAAAGATATCTTCGGGGTTCGTTGCATCATGAGCCCACCTGGCATATTCTTCGCTCGCCGCCATACCGATGATTTTTTCGTCTTCCATATCCATATCTTTTTCTCTCCTAACGAGTTTTAGCCAAGCTTGATGCCCTTTTTACCATCCCAGTCTGGTGGAGGACAGTGCGAACGGATTTTAGGATTCCACTTGAAAATGACCCCTTCCTCCTCGAGACTCTTGATCTTGTCCGTAGTGAATCCCAAAAGTGTTTTCAACACGTAGTCGTTGTCGAAGCCCAGCGGACGGCAACTCCATTTGACTTTGCTCGGTGTTTCACTCAACCTGGGAGGATAACAATCTTGAACCATATCTCCATATAATGGGTCATCGTATTGCTGTATGGTTCCCCGTTCCCTGAAGTGTTCGCTGTGATAGGCGTCTTTTGCTTCCAAAACCCTGGTGGCGGCAAAACCATATTGGTTGCCGAGGGCTTCCACTTCTTCGACCTTTTTGGTCTTTACCCATGCGGCGATGGTGCTGAGCAGTTCCCTGGCGTTTTCATCCCTCAGCCGATCCAGAGGTTCAGCGTATTTTTCGAAAAGAGCCGTATTGCCCATGGCCTGGCAAAGGCCTTGAAATTCATCCTTACTGAAAGCTGCAACAGCTACCCAGCCGTCACTGCAGTCAAAGAGATCCGACGGGCAGATGGCAAGATCTCTATTTCCCGACCGCTTCCTGTTCTCCCCCGTCATTGACGTGTAAAGCCAGGTCCAGTCGAGGAACCGGATGACATTTTCCACCTGCAGGTAATCGATGAACTGACCCTCACCCGTCCTTTCCCTGTAATTCAATGCAGCTATGATGGCGGCAGCGCACATGAGGCCTGTAATCCAGTCGGCAATCCAGACACCGGATTTGATGGGGCCGCGGTCTTCAAAACCCGTAATGGGGGAGAGGGCTCCCATGCTCTGGGCCACCGCGTCGTAAGAAGCGCGTCCGGTCCAGGGGCCCCAGCTTCCGTAGCCTGAAACGTGAAGCTGAATGATCCTGGGATTGACTTTTTTTAAGTCCTGATAGGCGATTCCCCATTCGGCCATTCTGCCCGGCGTGAGGTTATCGACCACGACATCCGCCTTTTTGACAAGATCCAGGAAAATCTCTTTGGCTTTGGGATTTCCCATGTGCATGCCCACCCAGTATTTGTTGTGGTTCTCGATTTCCAGCCCGGGAGACATGTTTTTCCAGAAGAATGCATAAGGGGTCACAAAACGCATCTGGTCGCCCCTCTGCCCTTCAAACTTGATCACCTCAGCCCCGAATTCAGCCAGATAGTCGCAGGCTGCCGGTCCCAAAACCACATAGCATACTTCCAGAACCCGTATGCCCTTGAGTGGCTCAGGTTTTTCGAAAAGGTGTTCGACATTGAACATTTGTTTCAAAAAGTCCTGGTAAGATCCTCCCTCGTTCATGCACTGAGCTCCTCTAAATGGTGGACATTTGAATTTGCTCTT
This region of Desulforhabdus amnigena genomic DNA includes:
- a CDS encoding PAS domain-containing protein, which translates into the protein MTHKTFEDAEEIKICQGDIDYQGIVKHINDGVLIIREGKIVFANNAFYEMSQRGPEEVIGSDFSEYVFAADWDRVKKYCRDRLFTENLSDTIEFRMPQRDGVAIIEMKVSVVECGGAPAILGALTDITERRKTRLELQRIKERLESIIQSMTEVVVSLSPRDFSILAINPAAEALYGIPVRDFVSGEHHILEFVHSSDVDRVNRFFRNLPEAEFDELQYRIISRNRQVKWVVDEGHVVYSDKGTIRRIDHVIRDITDEKKAIDALRLSEEKYRDFFESTTDMAFTITPEGDFIEINEAGLKLLGLENMEEAYETNIKNFYVDVSEREELVREIYGKGHVEGHQVKFKNKAGDIIEVAVTARAKIDESGRHIYHEGIVHNVTKALEDQRNRVLRNAAGGMCHHLNTHLMQLYGSNDALREEIESLDVLIERLAEGENPQMVVRLMKGIMKDIHRYSKGIDGAYKKISEVTTAFNKAFRYKEETYLTSTILDIFKAYGYEEDGSK
- the lepA gene encoding translation elongation factor 4 — encoded protein: MEQIRNFSIIAHIDHGKSTLADRLIQQAGMVSERQFRDQLLDTMDIERERGITIKSQTISLPYKSKSGEVFELNLIDTPGHVDFSYEVSRALASCEGVLLLVDASQGVEAQTLANLYAAMEHDLTIIPVINKIDLPSADIEMAKEQIETELGLDSEHAVLCSAKEGLGIEDVFEAIVSRIPAPSGSPEKPLSALIFDAHYDSFRGIIVSCRIFDGRVRQGDVIRFMSNGATYRVEEVGVFRLTREPRSELRAGEVGYIISGVKTLSDTRVGDTITLDKNPISKPLPGFREVKPVVFSSIYPISSDDYPSLVDALEKYKLNDAALVYEKDSSVALGQGFRCGFLGLLHLEIVQERLEREFDQSIIMTVPSVQYRFTLTDGSVVVVDNPQYYPDPLRIKKSEEPFIKASIMIPERYMGAVMKLCMEKRGTNPRFSYPTPGRIEILFDMPLSEVVFDFYDKLKTITQGYGSFDYEMIDYREGELVKLDILVNGEKVDALSMLVHKERAREWGVQVCDRLKEEIPKHQFKIAIQGAVGGKIISRSTISPFRKDVTAKCYGGDISRKRKLLEKQKAGKKRMKMVGSVMIPQSAFVAVLKTKDE
- a CDS encoding quaternary amine ABC transporter ATP-binding protein; this encodes MKNLWKIFGPKAKNLLKSDLRNVPKEEILEKTGCVLALRDISFRIEPGEFFVIMGLSGSGKSTLIRCILRLIEPTAGSIIIHGDDICKYDKEKLTHMRRYTTSMVFQHFGLLPHYNVLDNAAYGLKVRGMSKEERYAKAEQALETVGLKGWESYYPGSLSGGMQQRVGLARSLATDPEILIMDEPFSGLDPLIRRQMQDELVEIQEKVKKTIIFVTHDLYEALKLGSHIAIMRNGEVIQIGTPEEVFTEPADDYVRDFVQEASPAKVLTAGKIMKEPGVLLYEWQGPKAARHMINVSEHDYAFVVTKHHELLGIATFDGMNALIRKGSGSIREALVTDLPTCGPNTLLEDLFPLAPLSPYPLAVTDEKGKFLGQIRNRTIIESMIRDREEVVND
- a CDS encoding ABC transporter permease, with protein sequence MIEFPTDLQIPLAKWVDQLMDWMLAHFGGVFDVFGKVMLFVLVHIDRFFLWIPWPVVVLCVGALGWKALGKWWHGLILASLLLVIGNFGYWQLAMMTLSIVTASVVISLVIGVPMGILMAWSDWVESLLRPLLDAMQTMPSFVYLIPALMFFGLGKVPAVFATIIYAMPPVIRLTDVGIRQVPKSVVEAAEAFGSSPRQILFNVQLPLARPSIMVGINQTTMMALSMVVVASMIGARGLGLEVLLSINRIQVGRGFEAGLSIVFLAIIIDRITHAMATKNRIK
- the hemW gene encoding radical SAM family heme chaperone HemW; translated protein: MNKSHRPGLYIHVPFCRTKCPYCDFYSVTSGEHHTGAWLKALEQEVQFYQNRFAAFDSIYIGGGTPSLLNREEISGLMDCLSGRFRFFSDTEVTLEANPDDITPEKLSLYRRIGINRISLGVQSFQENEVAFMQRRHTAKEAERALEFIRSAGFTNIGIDLIYGFEGQTESGWIQTLERALRFRPEHLSCYQMTIEEGTPFGKMKAEGKLRSLGEEEEGRFFSLTSSFLKERGYIHYEISNFARGPEYFSRHNQKYWNHTPYLGLGPAAHSFQNGVRWWNVRSLQAYCQMLARKKTPVEDREVLTREQLRLEALYLGFRTEEGVDFDIVREFPGAEGVLAELEKSGLIVLKKGRVAPTQQGFLVADSLPILFVS
- a CDS encoding ABC transporter substrate-binding protein, producing the protein MDERKILGLTKTCFAIFMGTFFLFTMWPGFCHSAAEKPIRFADLSWDSAQLHNRIAGFIVKHGYGFPVEYIPGETIPLVASLARGDVDVDMESWTENIQEIYDKGIKSGSLVDLGSNFPDNWQGWLVPTYVIKGDPARGIKPMAPDLKSVKDLPKYWEIFKDPEEPTKGRFYNAIAGWGVTELNEKKLAAYGLEKCFTNFVSGSDAALVGSIVGAIKKGEPWVGYYWSPTWVLGKYDMTPLEEPLYDKKVWDETKACAFPSVHVNILVNKSLLTRAPGVVDFLKNYETTNDLNNEALAYMEDHKASTDDAAVWFLKEKKHVWTAWVPEDVAKY